From Candidatus Pedobacter colombiensis, one genomic window encodes:
- a CDS encoding SDR family oxidoreductase has translation MEQVKKVLIIGSKGMAGHVIYNFLKINTAFDVIDIARRSEFHIPNYELDITDFFALSKVFEKERPNYVINCIGVLNKDAEDHPDKAVLLNSYFPHFLAKCGNELRFRVIHISTDCVFNGKKGGYDETSEKDGIGFYAQSKALGEIAYGNNLTIRTSIIGPELKSDGIGLFNWFMQQSGQIKGYRQAFWTGVTTIQLAKAIVAAINQNLTGLHHLVNGMKINKYDLTNIFRIVFHKNDITIEPYDDYKVDKSLLKTDDTFKHFVPSYELMIEEMKEWMLKFNDLYSHYKF, from the coding sequence ATGGAACAAGTGAAAAAAGTATTGATCATTGGATCAAAGGGGATGGCTGGGCATGTCATTTATAATTTTCTAAAAATTAATACGGCATTTGATGTTATTGACATCGCACGTAGATCTGAATTCCATATCCCCAATTATGAATTGGATATAACAGACTTCTTTGCATTGAGCAAAGTTTTTGAAAAAGAGAGACCTAACTATGTAATTAATTGTATTGGTGTTTTAAATAAGGATGCGGAAGATCATCCAGATAAAGCTGTTCTGCTCAACAGTTATTTTCCTCATTTTTTGGCTAAATGTGGCAATGAATTAAGATTTAGAGTAATTCATATCAGCACTGATTGTGTATTTAATGGAAAAAAGGGGGGATATGATGAAACAAGTGAAAAGGATGGAATTGGATTTTATGCACAGAGCAAAGCTCTTGGCGAAATAGCCTATGGAAATAATCTAACAATAAGAACCTCAATTATAGGGCCTGAGCTGAAATCTGATGGTATCGGATTGTTTAATTGGTTTATGCAACAGAGTGGACAAATAAAAGGCTATCGACAGGCTTTCTGGACAGGAGTTACCACAATTCAATTAGCCAAAGCTATTGTGGCTGCTATTAATCAGAATTTAACCGGGCTACATCACCTTGTGAATGGAATGAAAATCAATAAATATGATCTAACTAATATATTCAGGATTGTTTTTCACAAAAATGATATCACAATCGAGCCGTATGACGATTATAAAGTAGATAAATCACTACTCAAAACCGATGATACCTTCAAACACTTCGTGCCGTCTTACGAATTGATGATAGAAGAAATGAAAGAGTGGATGTTAAAATTCAATGATTTATACTCACATTATAAGTTTTAA
- a CDS encoding glycosyltransferase family 4 protein → MNSAPRKYWIVSQLFYPDETSTGFVMTKIAEQILNIGEVNVICGSASYHSEALSNALEIDERIKIHRVNSPSWNKNNLFLRILGFVIVTISLSWKILFKVKKDDTIILVTNPPTLVILVAMIKKIKRFRMFIILHDIFPENLAVTGIISRNSFLYKVLLKLFNCCYNQADHLIACGSDMKDIFTSKVRSSMPISVITNWADHKDVYPQSIDRDEYFEENFANKIVLEFAGNIGRVQGLDRFMEVFLKVDHPLLAFVIIGDGAFKDKLLEMKPENYRASVKFIDSKPRSEQNRFLNACDIGLVTLSEGMYGLGVPSKVYNIFAAGKPVLYIGDYNSEVSRYITEHKIGWAFTWDDLDKIELFLKNLNMSDIDQIKEKGIHARLVVENKFTKSLVLEQYNNILQNY, encoded by the coding sequence ATGAATTCAGCTCCAAGAAAATATTGGATTGTATCTCAGTTGTTTTATCCCGATGAAACCTCAACAGGATTTGTTATGACCAAGATAGCGGAGCAAATTTTAAATATTGGTGAGGTAAATGTAATTTGCGGCTCAGCTTCTTATCACTCTGAAGCACTTTCCAATGCTCTCGAGATAGATGAAAGGATTAAGATTCACAGAGTTAATTCCCCTAGTTGGAATAAAAACAACTTATTTCTTCGGATTTTGGGCTTTGTCATTGTCACGATAAGTTTATCTTGGAAGATTCTATTTAAAGTTAAAAAAGATGATACGATAATCCTTGTTACTAATCCTCCAACTTTAGTCATTTTGGTTGCAATGATTAAAAAGATAAAAAGATTTAGAATGTTTATAATTCTACATGACATCTTTCCTGAGAACCTAGCTGTCACTGGAATTATTAGCCGAAATTCTTTTTTATATAAGGTGTTGTTGAAATTATTTAATTGTTGTTACAACCAGGCTGATCATCTAATTGCATGTGGTAGTGACATGAAAGACATATTCACCTCAAAAGTTAGGTCATCTATGCCGATTTCGGTGATAACAAATTGGGCTGATCATAAGGATGTTTATCCTCAATCTATAGATAGAGATGAGTATTTTGAAGAGAATTTTGCAAATAAAATTGTTTTGGAATTTGCAGGAAATATTGGGCGGGTTCAGGGATTAGATCGATTTATGGAGGTCTTTTTAAAAGTGGATCACCCTTTATTGGCATTCGTTATCATTGGAGATGGTGCCTTTAAAGATAAATTATTGGAAATGAAACCTGAAAATTACAGAGCTTCAGTAAAATTTATTGATTCAAAGCCTAGGTCTGAACAAAATAGATTTCTGAACGCATGTGATATTGGTTTAGTTACATTAAGCGAGGGAATGTATGGATTAGGGGTTCCTTCAAAAGTTTATAACATTTTTGCAGCTGGAAAACCCGTATTGTATATTGGAGATTACAATTCGGAAGTATCTCGGTATATAACCGAGCATAAAATAGGGTGGGCTTTTACTTGGGACGATTTAGATAAAATAGAGTTGTTCTTGAAAAATCTTAATATGTCGGATATTGATCAGATTAAAGAAAAGGGCATTCATGCCCGATTAGTGGTAGAAAATAAATTCACAAAGAGTTTAGTCTTGGAACAATACAATAACATATTGCAGAACTATTAA